The DNA sequence CACCAACCTCGGTCTGCGCGACGTGCTCGCCGCCCTGGAGTGGGTCCGCGACAACATCGCCGCCTTCGGCGGTGACCCGGCCAAGGTGACGTTGTTCGGTGAGTCCGCCGGCGGCGGGGTGGTCACCACGCTGCTGGGCAGCCCCGCTGCCGCCGGCCTGTTCAGCGCGGCGATCGCGCAGAGCTCCCCGGCGACGTCGTCCTATGACACCGAACGCGCCCGCCGGGTGGCCGCCCGCTTCCTCGAGGTGCTCGACCTCGGAACCGGCGACCTCGACCGCCTGCACGGGTTGCCGACCCAGGCTGTCGTGGAGGCGTCCCGCACGGTGTTCGACGAGGTGCCGGTCAACACGCCGGGCCTTCTCGCGTTCGCCCCGATCGTCGACGGCGACGTTGTCCCGGACTACCCGATCGCCACCGCGCGGCGGGGGATGACGCACCCGGTGCCGCTGATCATCGGCACCAACAAGAACGAGGCCGCGCTGTTCCGGTACATGAAGTCGCCGTTGATGCCCGTCACGCCGGAACGCGTCAAGGCGATGTTCGCCCAGATCGCCTCCGAACAGCCGGACGTGCGGCTGCCCAGCCCCGCGGACCTGGACGGGACCTACCGCGGCCGCGGCAAGGTCAAGGGCATGGGCCTCAGCAGCGACCTGGGTTTCCGGATGCCCTCGATCTGGTTCGCCGACGGGCACCGCGCGGTCGCGCCGGTCTACCTGTACCGGTTCGACTTCGCCACCCCGTTCCTGAAGCTCGTGCGCCTGCACGCCGCGCACGCCACCGAGTTGCCGTTCGTGTGGGGCAACCTCGGCTCCGGCCGCAAGGACCCGACGTTCGCGCTGGGTGGGCGCAAGGCCGGGCAGCAGGTGTCCGAGAGGTTGCGCGCCCGCTGGACGAACTTCGCGCGCCACGGCCGTCCCGACGGCCCGGGCGGGGAACCGGCCTGGCATCCCTACGACGCCGACCGCCGGGCCACCCTCGTCATCGACAAGACCGACGCCGTGATCGACGACCTCGACGCCGACGTGCGCCGCGCGTGGGGCGACGACGTGTTGAGCTTCCGGTAGGAAGGTGGTTGCCGTGGATCTGCTCGAAGTGCTGCCACCACCGATGCGCGACCCGGTGTTGTTCGCGATCCCGTTCTTCCTGCTGCTGCTGATCATCGAGTGGAGCGCCGCGCGCAAGCTGGAGCATCTGGTCGACGAGACGGGCCGACCGAGTTCGGGCTCACATCAGGCCCGCGACTCCTGGGCCAGCATCTCGATGGGCCTGGTCTCGGTGTTCACCATGGGCGCCTGGAAGTTCCTCGCCCTGCTCGGGTATGCGGCGATCTACGCCTATATAGCGCCGTGGCAGTTGTCGGCGGGGCAGTGGTACACCTGGGTGATCGCGATCGTCGGGGTCGATCTGCTGTTCTACGCCTACCACCGCACCGCTCATCGGGTACGGCTGATCTGGGCCACCCATCAGGCCCACCATTCCAGCCGCTACTTCAACTTCGCGACCGCGCTGCGTCAGAAGTGGAACAACAGCGGGGAGATCCTGATGTGGATCCCGTTGCCGCTGTTGGGCGTTCCGCCGTGGATGGTGTTCTTCAGTTTCTCGTTGAGCCTGATCTATCAGTTCTGGATCCACACCGAGCGCATCGGCAGGATGTGGGCGCCGTTCGAGTTCGTGTTCAACACGCCGTCGCACCATCGCGTGCACCACGGCATGGATCCCGAGTACCTGGACAAGAACTACGGCGGCATCCTGATCATCTGGGACCGGTTGTTCGGCACGTTCCAGCGCGAGCTGTTCCGGCCGCACTACGGGCTGACCAAGCCGGTGGACACGTTCAACATCTGGACGCTGCAGACCCACGAGTACCGGGCCATCGCCCGTGACGTACGCGCAGCCACCGGGCTGCGGGACAGGCTCGGTTACCTCTTCGGGCCACCGGGTTGGCAGCCCACCCGCGCGCCCCAGACGGCGACACCCGCCCACGTCAAGCCGTAATGTGCGCGTCATGAAGACGGTGTTCGACGCCGAGGTCGACGCAGCCCTGATCGACCGTTCGCTGGCCGCAACCACACTGGGGTCCGTGTGGCTGGACACCGAACGTCCGGAGCATCCCCCGGCAGCCGGTCCGACGACGTGCGACCTGCTCGTGGTCGGCGGGGGATACACCGGCCTGTGGAGCGCCCTGCACGCGGCGCGCCGTCACCCCGATCGCCGCATCGTGCTCATCGAGGCCGACCGGATCGGGTGGGCCGCCTCCGGGCGCAACGGCGGATTCGTCGACGCCAGCCTCACCCACGGCTACGAGAACGGAAAGTCTCGCTGGCCCAACGAGATCGACGCCCTCGAGCACATGGGGATGGACAATCTCGACGGCATGCAGGCCGAGATCGCCGAACTCGGCCTGCAGGTCGACTGGCAGCGCACCGGGATGCTCACCGTGGCCACCGAACCGCACCAGATCGAGTGGCTCGAGGAGGCGGCCGGGCAGGGCCAGGGCAGGGTGCTCGACCAGGCCCAGGTCCGCGCCGAGGTGGACTCGCCGACGTATCTGGCGGGACTCTTCAGCCCGGACACGTGCGCGATCGTCGACCCGGCCAAGTTGGCGCTGGAACTCGCCCGCGCCTGCGTCGAGGCCGGCGTGGACGTGCACGAACACACCACCGCGCGGCAGCTCATCTCCGGCGGGGCGGCGCTGCGCGTGCACACCGACGGCCCGGTCATCACCTGCCGTCAGGTGGTGCTGGCCACCAACGTCTTTCCCAGCCTGTTGCGCCGCAACCGCTTCCACACGGTGCCGGTCTACGACTACGTGCTGGCGACCGAACCCCTGTCGGAGGCACAGTTCGACCGCATCGGCTGGCGCAACCGGCAGGGCGTCGGCGATTCGGCCAACCAGTTCCACTACTACCGATTGACCGCCGACAACAGGATCGTGTGGGGCGGTTACGACGCGATCTACCACTTCGGTCGTCGCATCGACTCGTCATACGAAGACCGCACCGACAGCTACCGCCGGTTGGCCGCTCACTTCTTCATCACGTTCCCGCAGCTCGACGACGTGACGTTCACCCACCGCTGGGCCGGACCGATCGACACCAACACCCGCTTCTGCGCGCACTGGGGTCTGGCGCGCGAAGGTCGGGTGGCCTACGTCAACGGCTTCACCGGACTCGGGGTGGGCGCCACCAGGTTCGCCGCCGATGTCTGCCTGGACCTGCTCGACGGGGCGACGACCGCGCGAACCGGGCTGGAGATGGTGCGCAAGAAGCCGTTGCCGTTTCCCCCGGAGCCGCTGGCCAGTGCCGGTATCCAGGCAACGCGCTGGTCGCTCGACCGCGCCGATCACTCGGCGGGCCGGCGCAATCTGCTGCTGCGCGCCCTCGACGCTGCCGGCCTGGGCTTCGACTCCTGAGCGGCACGCACCCCGAGCGCGTGTAACGCCCCGTTATCGGGCCGCGATGAGGCAGTTATACCGTCTGCATCAAAAGAGTCTCGTTCGGGTACCAAACCTGATACCACTCGAGGGGCGGTAGCCGACACCTCACTTCACGGGGAGAGCGGAGGGGGCAGTGCCTACTGAGATGCCTGTTGGGTCGCCTGTCGAGACAGCTACGCGGACACCGTCTCCGGTGCCCAGGTTGTCATTGCGGCGACTGCGACACCTGCTGCTCGCGCTGATCGCTCCGGTCCTCGCCCTGACCCTGGTCACTCCTGCGGCCGAAGCCCAACCCGGGGTCCTGGTGTATCCCGGCATGGAGATTCGGCAGGACCGGGTGCGCTGCACTCTCGGCTACGTCGACCCGCAGACCCGGGTGGCCTTCACGGCCGGCCATTGCCGCGCGTCCGGGCTGGTGACCGACCAGAGCGGCCATGTCATCGGCACCCAGGGCTCGTTCCGGGACAACACCCCCGACGGAACCACGATCGACACCAACCACCAGATCACGGATTGGCTGGTGGTTCATCTGGCCAGCGACGTGGCGGTCAACAATGTGCTGCCCGGCGGCCGGGTGCTCGTCACCGATCCCGCGGTGGTTCCCGTGGCGGGGATGCCGGTCTGCCATTTCGGGGTGGTGACGGGGGAGAGTTGCGGCACCGTCCAGGCGGTCAACAACGGGTGGTTCACGATGGCCAATGGCGTGGTGAGCCAGAAGGGCGATTCGGGTGGTCCGGTCTACACGCCGACTCCGGACGGGCGCACGGTGTTGATCGGCATGTTCAACAGCACCTGGGGTAGCTTCCCCGCCGCAGTGTCCTGGCAGGTGACCAGCCAGCAGGCCCGAGAGGACGTCATCTCGGCGGCTTCGGTGACGCTGCCGGCCCCGGCGATCCCCTGACACAGAAGCTTTCCTGGCACGAAGTCAGTCCAAAAGTTCGAACACCGGGATCGACGGGGCGACACGCTCCAGCTCAGCCGGCCCCGAGGTCGGCGTCAGACCGCCGACATGGGTTTTGACCTGCCAATACCAGCGGCGTAGGTAACGACTCAGCAGTTCGGGCTTGGCCTCGTCGTCGATCTCGACGACGGTGTGCCGCGTGGGGCGTCGCGGCGGACCCAGCTCGACCTCGCCGGCGGCGCGTACGTTGCGCGCCCACTGGGTGTTCCCGCGCGGAGAGACCAGGTAGGCCCGCCCGTCGGCAGTCAGCAGATTGACCACCACGGCGCGTGACCGCCCCGAGACGCGGCCTCGCACCCGCAGCGCAGTGCTGCCCTGGATGCTGATCCCCGCTTCCGCGAGCCGGCGGATGGCGGCGTTGAACACCCGCGCACCCAACCCGGGTACGTCGTAGCGCTGGGTCATCGTTTGATCCTTTCCCTGACCTATGACGAGAGCAATGCTCTCGAATCAGGGTGACACGCGAACGAGGTCAAAGCAAGAGCGGTGATCTCGGTTTGTGTCAGACTGGACCCGTGGGCAAACGCCAGGAGTCCCGCGACCGCATCGAACGTCGCATCGTCGAGCTGGGCCGACACCAGCTGATCAGCGAGGGAGCAGTGGGCCTGTCCCTGCGTGCGATCGCGCGCGAGCTGGGGATGGTGTCCTCGGCCGTGTACCGGTACGTGGCCAGCCGAGACGAATTGCTGACGCTGCTGCTCGTCGACGCCTACACCGAACTGGCCGACGCGGTCGAGCGCGCCCGGCCCGAGACCGGCACCTGGCGTGAGCAACTGACCGCGATCGGCCGCGCCGCGCGGCGGTGGGCACTGAGCCAGCCGGCGAGCTGGGCCCTGCTCTACGGCAGCCCCGTGCCCGGCTACCACGCACCGCGGGACAGGACCGTGGGGCCCGGCACCCGGGTGGTCGGCATGGTGTTCGCCGCGGTGAGCCTGGGCATCGCCGATGGCGACATTCCTGATCCGAACGGCGTTGTCGCACCGCATCTCTCACGTGATCTGGCGGCGTTGCGCAGCGAGTACGACCTTCCCGCAGGCGACGTGGCGGCCGCCAGGTGCCTGACCGTGTGGGCCACCCTGGTCGGCGCGATCAGTCTCGAAGTCTTCGGCCAGTACGGCGCCGACACCTTCAGCGACCCCGCCGAGGTCTTCGACACCCAGATGGCGCTGATCGCCGACTTTCTGGCGCAGAATTAGAACACGTTCTAGCTTGCGCGGCGCGGGAGCGATATTGTCGAACCGATGCTTGACCAGACACCTGTCCAGATCGCGTGGGTGACGAACGACCTGACCGCCACCGAGACGACGCTGAGCGCGTTGCTGGGCGTCCCGAGATGGTTCCGCATGCCCGGTGTGCACTTCGCCCCGGACACCTGCACCTATCGCGGAGAGCCCGCCGACTGCGTGGCGGACATCTCCCTCAGCTACGCCGGTGACATGCAACTAGAGGTGATCGCGCCGACTTCCGGCGACAGCGTCTACAGCGAGTTCCTCGAGCGCTGCGGCCCCGGTCTGCACCACATCTGCCGGGACATCGGTGATTCCGACGCGTTCACCGCCGCGCTCGACCAGGCGGCACAGAGCGGCGCTCCCGCGGTCATGGAGGGCACGATGCCGGGAGGTATGCGCTTTGCCTACCTTTCCGCGCCGCAGTCGGGGGTGCCCTACCTGGAGATCGCCTGCCTGCCGCCGGACATCCGCACGTACTTCAGCTACGTGAAAGACCAAGTGAGCCAGGAGAAGAGATGAGCATGCAGCAAGTCCCCGAGACGGTCTCCGTCGCCGACGTCGACGACTGGTCCGACGAGACCGACGTCGTCGTGCTCGGTTTCGGCATCGCCGGCGGCTGCGCGGCCGTCAGCGCCGCCGCAGCCGGCGCGCGAGTTCTGGTCCTGGAGAAGGGCGCCGACGCCGGCGGCACCACGTCGATGGCCGGCGGCCACTTCTATCTCGGCGGCGGTACCGCCGTGCAGCGCGCCACCGGGCACGACGACACGCCCGACGAGATGTACAAGTACCTGGTCACACAATCCCGGGAACCCGAGCACGACAAGATCCGCGCGTACTGCGACGGCAGCGTCGAGCACTTCGACTGGCTCGAGGATCTCGGGTTCCAGTTCGAACGCAGCTACTACCCGGGCAAGGTCGTCGTCCCGCCCGGCACCGAGGGGTTGTCCTACACCGGAAACGAGAAGGTGTGGCCGTTCTGCGAGCAGGCCAAGCCCGCTCCCCGCGGACATTCGGTTCCGGTGCCGGGGGAACTCGGCGGCGCCGCCATGGTCATCGACCTGCTGCTCAAGCGCGCCGAGTCGCTCGGTGTCACGATGCGCTACGAGACCGGTGCCACCGCACTCGTCGTCGACGGCAACGGCGCCATCGTGGGCGTGCGCTGGAAGCATTTCGGCGAAAGCGGTTACGTCAAAGCCGATTCCGTGGTGATCGCCGCGGGCGGGTTCGCGATGAACGCGGACATGGTCGCCGAGTACACGCCCGCGCTGGGCCAGGAACGCAAGACCAAACACCACGGCATGGTCGCGCCCTACATTCTGGGCAACCCGAACGACGACGGGCTGGGCATCAAACTGGGCGTCTCGGCGGGGGGCGTGGCGACGAACATGGACCAGTTGTTCATCACCGCGGCCGCCTATCCGCCCGAGATACTGCTGACCGGCGTCATCGTCAACTCCGAGGGCAAGCGGTT is a window from the Mycolicibacterium poriferae genome containing:
- a CDS encoding carboxylesterase/lipase family protein; translated protein: MTAEATTRRPADGRPVVDTTHGPVRGVDNGIVKAWKAVRYAAAPVGELRWRAPQPPQKWTEPADASRVGPVCPQPTDPKIPIDLGAPQGDDFLSLNVWAPPDTQPGDGKPVMVWVHGGAYVLGSASQPLYHGAALATGGDVIVVTVNYRLGAFGFLELPTLGADSERFATNLGLRDVLAALEWVRDNIAAFGGDPAKVTLFGESAGGGVVTTLLGSPAAAGLFSAAIAQSSPATSSYDTERARRVAARFLEVLDLGTGDLDRLHGLPTQAVVEASRTVFDEVPVNTPGLLAFAPIVDGDVVPDYPIATARRGMTHPVPLIIGTNKNEAALFRYMKSPLMPVTPERVKAMFAQIASEQPDVRLPSPADLDGTYRGRGKVKGMGLSSDLGFRMPSIWFADGHRAVAPVYLYRFDFATPFLKLVRLHAAHATELPFVWGNLGSGRKDPTFALGGRKAGQQVSERLRARWTNFARHGRPDGPGGEPAWHPYDADRRATLVIDKTDAVIDDLDADVRRAWGDDVLSFR
- a CDS encoding sterol desaturase family protein, which encodes MRDPVLFAIPFFLLLLIIEWSAARKLEHLVDETGRPSSGSHQARDSWASISMGLVSVFTMGAWKFLALLGYAAIYAYIAPWQLSAGQWYTWVIAIVGVDLLFYAYHRTAHRVRLIWATHQAHHSSRYFNFATALRQKWNNSGEILMWIPLPLLGVPPWMVFFSFSLSLIYQFWIHTERIGRMWAPFEFVFNTPSHHRVHHGMDPEYLDKNYGGILIIWDRLFGTFQRELFRPHYGLTKPVDTFNIWTLQTHEYRAIARDVRAATGLRDRLGYLFGPPGWQPTRAPQTATPAHVKP
- a CDS encoding NAD(P)/FAD-dependent oxidoreductase, with amino-acid sequence MKTVFDAEVDAALIDRSLAATTLGSVWLDTERPEHPPAAGPTTCDLLVVGGGYTGLWSALHAARRHPDRRIVLIEADRIGWAASGRNGGFVDASLTHGYENGKSRWPNEIDALEHMGMDNLDGMQAEIAELGLQVDWQRTGMLTVATEPHQIEWLEEAAGQGQGRVLDQAQVRAEVDSPTYLAGLFSPDTCAIVDPAKLALELARACVEAGVDVHEHTTARQLISGGAALRVHTDGPVITCRQVVLATNVFPSLLRRNRFHTVPVYDYVLATEPLSEAQFDRIGWRNRQGVGDSANQFHYYRLTADNRIVWGGYDAIYHFGRRIDSSYEDRTDSYRRLAAHFFITFPQLDDVTFTHRWAGPIDTNTRFCAHWGLAREGRVAYVNGFTGLGVGATRFAADVCLDLLDGATTARTGLEMVRKKPLPFPPEPLASAGIQATRWSLDRADHSAGRRNLLLRALDAAGLGFDS
- a CDS encoding Rv1815 family serine proteinase yields the protein MPVGSPVETATRTPSPVPRLSLRRLRHLLLALIAPVLALTLVTPAAEAQPGVLVYPGMEIRQDRVRCTLGYVDPQTRVAFTAGHCRASGLVTDQSGHVIGTQGSFRDNTPDGTTIDTNHQITDWLVVHLASDVAVNNVLPGGRVLVTDPAVVPVAGMPVCHFGVVTGESCGTVQAVNNGWFTMANGVVSQKGDSGGPVYTPTPDGRTVLIGMFNSTWGSFPAAVSWQVTSQQAREDVISAASVTLPAPAIP
- a CDS encoding nitroreductase/quinone reductase family protein: MTQRYDVPGLGARVFNAAIRRLAEAGISIQGSTALRVRGRVSGRSRAVVVNLLTADGRAYLVSPRGNTQWARNVRAAGEVELGPPRRPTRHTVVEIDDEAKPELLSRYLRRWYWQVKTHVGGLTPTSGPAELERVAPSIPVFELLD
- a CDS encoding TetR/AcrR family transcriptional regulator, encoding MGKRQESRDRIERRIVELGRHQLISEGAVGLSLRAIARELGMVSSAVYRYVASRDELLTLLLVDAYTELADAVERARPETGTWREQLTAIGRAARRWALSQPASWALLYGSPVPGYHAPRDRTVGPGTRVVGMVFAAVSLGIADGDIPDPNGVVAPHLSRDLAALRSEYDLPAGDVAAARCLTVWATLVGAISLEVFGQYGADTFSDPAEVFDTQMALIADFLAQN
- a CDS encoding VOC family protein encodes the protein MLDQTPVQIAWVTNDLTATETTLSALLGVPRWFRMPGVHFAPDTCTYRGEPADCVADISLSYAGDMQLEVIAPTSGDSVYSEFLERCGPGLHHICRDIGDSDAFTAALDQAAQSGAPAVMEGTMPGGMRFAYLSAPQSGVPYLEIACLPPDIRTYFSYVKDQVSQEKR